agggatttttgggaaggttttgggggaaatatcagggattttgggagggaaTTTGGAGAGGTTTTGTggagattttgggaaggaatttggggaggttttgaggggaattttggggaaggaatttggggaggttttggggggaattttgggagggaatttggggggatttttgtgaaattttggggggaattttgggaggggtcttcaggaaattgggattttggggggtgcATTCCCCCTGAATTTGGGGCGACttttgatttttgggggattttgggctggggaatttggggatccccgaaggattttggggtccccctgacccccctttcccccccagACGTTCGTGGGGGATCTCCTGGAGAAGATTCGGGGGATGCAGAAACTCAACACCCCCCAGAAgaaatgaccccaaaatccgggggaaccccccaaaatccgggggaaccccccaaaatccggggGAACCCCCAAACCTCGGGGGGGACCCCCCAGTCTCACCCCCCGCCCCAATTTCGGGGGACTCCtcaatttttggggtccccccctgCAGCGATAATCactccccccctcccccactggttttggggggtcctgggagggatttggggggaatttgggggttttggggggttttttaggttttttttaaattttggggtggggggtttggggttgtttttatATGGGTTTAATAAAAGCAGCTTTGACATTTTCGGGGCTGGCCCCGTTTTGGTcctttcccaccccaaaaaaaccccaaaaaaaccttcGGCTTAACCCTTTATTGACCCCCAAAACTCGGGGGTTCCCCCACAAAAAGTCCCGAAGAAAACCgagggggggaccccaaaatcctgggttTGAAGGGGGGAGGgattgggggaaatttgggggaaattcagggggttttggggtccccctaaAGCTCCGGGCGCCGCTCGATCTTCAGCAGCTCCACCTCGAAAATCAGCACGGCCCCCCCTAAAAACGGGGggtcagcaccccaaaatccccaaaaatccccccaaaatcatcATGAAATCACCCTGAAATcactccaaaaatccccccaaatccctcccaaaaTCACCCTGAAATCACCCTCAAAAATCATCCAaatatccccccaaaatcaccctgaaatgaccccaaaatcaccctcaaaatccccccaaaaatcatcccaaaatccccccaaaatcaccccgaaATTACTCCAAAAATCATCTTTAAATTcaacccaaaaccacccaaaaaatcatcccgaaatccccaaaaaaatcaccccgaaattatcccaaaaatccccccaaatccctcccgaaccccaaaatccccaactttcaccccaaaatccccgtggggggggcagggctcacctgggatttttgggggggccCCTCGGTCGCCGTAACCTGGGGGGGATGGGCAGGGTCAGGGGGGTCTTTTGGGGTtctcccccaaattttggggttttcccccaatttttggggttttcccgcCATTTTTGGGtccctttttttggtttttttcccctttcccccagTTTTTGGGATCCTCCATTTTCGGGATGTTCCCCCCATTTTTAGGGTCCCcctcccccatttttgggtttttttggttttttttttcccctttcccccagTTTTTGGGTCTCCCTTCTCCCaggtttttgggatttcccccccaccccaattttgggggttttttccccattttggggtcggttttggggtctcacccAGCTCCGGGGGGATCACGAGCTTCCTCTTCTCCCCCTCGCACATCCTGCGGgccaaaatcccgggaatttCACCCAAAATCCTGGAATCCCAAAACTCTgggaattcccccaaaatcctgggaattcTCTCCAAAATTCCGGGAATTCCCCCCAGAATCCCGGGAATTTCCCCCTCCCCCATTCATGAGGGTCCCAGtgcccctcccagtgctcccagttcagTGTCAGTGCAGGTcaggggtcactcggggtcactcaggggtcaggggtcactcaggggtcactcggggGTCAGAGGTCACTcaccccagcagcccctggtcCCAGCCCTTGAtgagctgggcagtgccagtCTGGGGGTCAGTGCaggtcaggggtcactcaggggtcactcaggagtcactcggggtcactcaggggtcaggggtcactcaggggtcactcaggggtcaggggtcactcggggtcagGGGTCAGAGGTCACTcaccccagcagcccctggtcCCAGCCCTTGATGACCTGCCCGGTGCCCAGCGAGAACACGAACGGCTGCTCCCGCCCGCGGCTGCTGTCGAAGGGGGTCCCGTCCTCCAGCGTGCCCtgccagtacaaaccagtatggaccagtatggaccggcACGGACCGGTGtgaaccagtataaaccagtatggaccggcACGGACCGGTGTGAACCAGTATAAACccgtataaaccagtatggaccagtataaaccagtatggaccagcaTGGACCGGTGtgaaccagtataaaccagtatggaccggcATGGACTGGtgtaaaccagtataaaccagtatggaccagtatggaccggcACGGACCGGTGtgaaccagtataaaccagtatggactgGCACGGACCGGTGtgaaccagtataaaccagtatggaccggtatggaccagtgtgaaccagtataaaccagtaggGACCGGTACGGACCGGTATAAACCCGTATAAACTAGTATAACCAGTATAATCATACCGAGTAGTGCAGGGTGAGCACGTCTCCCCGCTCCCAGTgtaaccagtataaccagtataaccagtatcACCAGTgtaaccagtataaccagtataaccagtataaccagtacCGAGTAGTGCAGGGTGAGCACGTCTCCCCgctcccagtataaccagtataaccagtataaccaTACCGAGTAGTGCAGGGTGAGCACGTCTCCCCGCTCCCAGTgtaaccagtataaccagtataaccagtataaccagtgtaaccagtataaccagtataaccaTACCGAGTAGTGCAGGGTGAGCACGTCTCCCCGCCGCGATCTCTCCCCGCAGCGCTCCCAGTgtaaccagtataaccagtataaccagtataaccagtataaccaTACCGAGTAGTGCAGGGTGAGCACGTCTCCCCGCTCCCAGTgtaaccagtataaccagtataaccagtataaccaTACCGAGTAGTGCAGGGTGAGCACGTCTCCCCGCCGCGATCTCTCCCCGCAGCGCTCCGGCCGCCGCCTCACCCCGATCTGGACCTTGCGGGGCTCCCCCGCCTGGGGGCGCTCGGGGGGCAGCGCCAGCGCCagcgccagcagcagccactgcgGGCGCAATGAGCGGCAATTAGCGGCAATTAGCGGCAATTAACAGCAACGCATGGAATTTACTGTCCTTTACTGTCGTTTGTTGTCGTTTGTTGTCGTTTATTGTCGTTTATTGTCGTTTATTGTCCTTTATTGTCACCCCGAGAGTCCCCGGCAGTGCCCGCAGCAGCCACTGGGGGGCGGCAGAGAGAACGTCATTTAGCGTCAATGTCATTTATTGTCAATTAATGTCAATTATTGCCATTTACTGTCAATTATTGCCGTTTATTGTCACTATAGTGCTATTTATTGCCACTTATTGTAATTTAATGTCATTTATTGTAATTTATTGCCATTTAATGTCACTTATTATCACTATGGCGCCATTTATTATCATTTATTGTCATTTAAtgtcatttattttcatttattgccatttatttttatttattgccatttatttttatttattgccatTTATTGTCATTTAATGTCATTCATTGTCACCCTGAGTGTCCCTGACAGCGCCAGCGCCAGCCGCAGCCACTGCGGGCACAATTAACATTAATTAATGGCAATTACCAGCAATGAATATAATTAATTGTCATTTATTGCCACTTATTTATTGTCATGTATTGTCGCTTTACAGTCATTTATCGCCATTTTCATGTTACCTGCGGTCCCTTTTGGTCCCTTTCGGTCCCTTTCGGTCACTTTTGGTCCctttttgtcactttttgtctctttttttgtcactttttgtCCCCCCCGGTCCCCCCACTAGGGGGCGCTGTCACCGGGCGCGCCCGTGACGTCACCGCCGCCGCGCCGATGACGTCACGGAACCCAAAAAACGGCCccgcccccgggacccccaaatccgcctcgggacccccaaatccccccccgggacccccaaatccgcctcgggacccccaaaatccgccccgggacccccaaatccccccccgggacccccaaatccgccccaggacccccaaatccgcccctccccccccaaatccgcccctccccccccaaatcccccaccgggacccccaaatccgcccctccccccccaaatccgcctcgggacccccaaatccccccccgggaccccccaaatccgcccctccccccccaaatccgccccgggaccccccaaaatccgcccctcccccccaaatccgccccgggacccccaaattcgcccctccccccccaaatccccccccgggacccccaaatccgccccgggacccccaaatccgcccctccccccccccggCACCTCCGCCGCCATCGCGGCGCCCTCGGGATCACGtgaccgccgccgcgccgcgctccgTGCCCTGATTGGCCGCCGGGCGGTCACGCGGCGGCCCCGGAAGCGGAAGCGGCGGCGATGGCGGCGCGGCGCGCGGTCGCCATGGTaacggcggggccgggggcgctCCTTAATGAGTTCATTAAGCCCCGGCTCGCCGCTAATTAGCGCCGCCCCGCGCCTGGTCCGCATGGAGAGCTTCCCCCGGGCTGCGGGGCTCGGGACGGCGTTAATTGGCGCTAATTAGTGCTGAGGGGGAAATTAGCCGTGTTAGGGGGTAATTAACGCTAATTAGCGCGGCGCGGTGCGGCCGCAGCTGCCGGACATCAGCCGGCGCTAAATAAGTGGTCAATGCTTTGCTAACTCATGATCAGCGGTAATTAAGGGCCTAATTAACGTTAATTAACAGGTGGTTTGTCGGTAATTAATCACCGATAATTCCCCGTGTGATTAGCAGGAGTTCGTGGCGTTATT
The sequence above is a segment of the Lonchura striata isolate bLonStr1 chromosome 36, bLonStr1.mat, whole genome shotgun sequence genome. Coding sequences within it:
- the FKBP2 gene encoding peptidyl-prolyl cis-trans isomerase FKBP2; its protein translation is MAAEWLLLALALALPPERPQAGEPRKVQIGVRRRPERCGERSRRGDVLTLHYSGTLEDGTPFDSSRGREQPFVFSLGTGQVIKGWDQGLLGMCEGEKRKLVIPPELGYGDRGAPPKIPGGAVLIFEVELLKIERRPEL